A window from Telopea speciosissima isolate NSW1024214 ecotype Mountain lineage chromosome 8, Tspe_v1, whole genome shotgun sequence encodes these proteins:
- the LOC122672272 gene encoding uncharacterized protein LOC122672272, with protein MSTQMNYATLIKDHVLTGPNYVDWKRNIKLLLSAEGLMSVLDEDEPEFPNEENPDSKPAYELFGQKNSKAKLLVLSSLEKTIVDSVKDLYLTKAMMEELKEMYGREEHHAHHQLVTLLHGTKMAQGTPIIDHIMKMRNLFLDLENLGTSFKLNYKTDVIFHSLPQDIC; from the coding sequence atgtcaacccaaatgaacTATGCCACCCTTATCAAAGACCATGTTTTGACTGGCCCTAACTATGTTGACTGGAagaggaacatcaagttactcctgtcTGCGGAAGGTCTAATGTCTGTCCTGGATGAAGATGAGCCTGAATTCCCTAATGAGGAGAACCCTGATTCTAAGCCTGCCTATGAGTTGTTTGGacagaaaaactctaaggcaaAACTCCTCGTGTTGAGTTCTCTGGAGAAGACCATCGTTGATTCGGTCAAGGATCTGTACTTGACCAAGGCCATGATGGAGGAGTTaaaggagatgtatgggagggAAGAACAtcatgcccatcatcaactggtgacactcctccatgGCACGAAGATGGCTCAAGGTACTCCGATTATTGACCATATCATGAAAATGAGGAACTTGTTCCTGGatctggagaaccttgggacatcattcaagctgaattataagacggatGTCATCTTCCACTCATTGCCTCAGGACATCTGCTGA